A single window of Nicotiana sylvestris chromosome 3, ASM39365v2, whole genome shotgun sequence DNA harbors:
- the LOC104227829 gene encoding uncharacterized protein, translated as MRTLCPNLDREDGLETVLEVPIPEEMFASHKNRSWHNMKSWVKFHTLDKSADSIFGGRNAEIQLLLGVVGAPLIPHPIRCDHSLNKKINDHPIEASVAKYIVQQYIAAAGGANALNSIDSMYAMGKVKMLATEFIAGDGIGLNNNGKVMKNIKSVKNVPGEMGGFVLWQKRPDLWSIELVVSGCKISAGSDGNVAWRQTPWHHSHASRGPARPLRRSLQGIDPRSTANLFSNSIFVGEKTINGEDCFILKLEAGPSTLKARSSCNVEIMRHTVYGYFSQRTGLLVNLEDTHLLRIKAPGNDVFWETTMESLIQDYRTLNGVNIAHGGRTSVSLFRFGENSEGHTRTRMEEVWTIEEVDFNIKGLSMDCFLPPSDLKKEDEACGIVMNHDATKKNSRMAFKIHANTPKLIVSGKGVTVAKIVAIDEEDSEEYEPDEDL; from the exons ATGAGGACTCTGTGTCCCAATTTGGATAGAGAAGATGGACTCGAGACGGTTCTAGAAGTCCCCATCCCTGAGGAAATGTTTGCTTCCCATAAGAACAGGTCATGGCATAACATGAAATCTTGGGTTAAGTTTCACACTCTTGACAAGTCTGCTGATTCCATTTTCGGCGGCCGCAATGCTGAAATTCAGCTCTTGCTTGGCGTTGTTGGAGCCCCTTTGATCCCTCATCCCATCCGTTGTGACCACTCTCTCAACAAAAAGATCAATGATCATCCCATT GAGGCTTCAGTGGCCAAGTATATCGTACAACAGTACATAGCGGCTGCAGGAGGAGCAAATGCTCTGAATTCTATTGACAGCATGTATGCTATGGGAAAGGTAAAGATGTTAGCGACAGAATTTATAGCGGGAGATGGTATAGGATTGAACAATAATGGCAAGGTGATGAAGAATATCAAGAGCGTGAAAAATGTGCCAGGGGAAATGGGAGGATTCGTGTTGTGGCAGAAGAGACCTGATCTTTGGAGCATAGAGCTTGTCGTTTCAGGGTGTAAAATCAGTGCTGGAAGTGATGGTAACGTTGCTTGGAGACAAACTCCATGGCACCATTCTCATGCCTCTCGTGGTCCTGCTAGGCCTCTTCGTCGTTCCTTACAG GGTATTGATCCAAGGTCAACTGCTAATTTGTTCTCCAATTCCATTTTCGTCGGAGAGAAGACTATAAATGGGGAAGACTGCTTTATATTAAAGCTTGAAGCAGGTCCTTCAACTCTGAAAGCAAGAAGCAGCTGCAATGTAGAGATTATGAGGCATACCGTTTACGGATACTTCAGCCAAAGGACAGGCCTTTTAGTAAATCTAGAGGATACACATCTTCTAAGAATAAAAGCCCCTGGAAATGATGTCTTCTGGGAAACAACAATGGAGTCATTAATCCAAGATTATCGAACGCTTAATGGGGTTAACATCGCACATGGCGGCAGGACATCAGTTTCTCTATTCAGGTTCGGCGAGAACTCAGAAGGACACACCAGAACAAGGATGGAAGAAGTCTGGACCATTGAAGAAGTCGACTTCAACATAAAGGGACTCTCTATGGACTGTTTCTTGCCACCTAGTGACTTGAAGAAAGAAGATGAAGCATGTGGGATAGTCATGAATCATGACGCGACGAAAAAGAACTCAAGGATGGCATTTAAGATTCATGCCAACACTCCTAAATTGATAGTTTCTGGGAAAGGTGTAACGGTTGCCAAAATCGTGGCTATTGATGAAGAAGATTCAGAAGAATATGAACCAGATGAAGACTTATAA